A single window of Coffea eugenioides isolate CCC68of chromosome 7, Ceug_1.0, whole genome shotgun sequence DNA harbors:
- the LOC113778403 gene encoding FHA domain-containing protein At4g14490 gives MEGKAEGLSSNLRLIMEKGPLEGQTLEFIPGSKIQVGRIIRGNTIAIKDAGISTKHLAIGFEDKSGNWSLSDLGSSNGTFLNGNGLEPFSSVQLSDGDAIKIGEYTSIQVEIRATVEAEEIKVRRNPTRRRAGKLGVVDESSELGFGEKNEDNENGRCQMGKGEGVLEISEVLGSKDLNEGDNEKMDNLGRKENLRRTRSKNKEGTLEDKIGVRNVGGNENVGRGEAVAKLRLRRGRRAKKEEGLGVCADTNQNVADGVEGKQVQVQSSKRITRNTRKGGNLESKEIEKVLTVPAVKDEENISVKRVTRSAVEEGNVENLEELGNKNTKKGRRGRRNLKVETPIDTVKEEIVKAVETIEIVGLEVNKDYPVEEVLEEEEGRVVDGMLVKGGRNSGMSDSGALGRLSEVKNGNSSVLDLEKMTLGDWLDYLEVHLPKQIVDDTEEMILGMRQKAEKFHEFMIQQKNSKKQG, from the coding sequence ATGGAAGGCAAAGCAGAAGGGTTAAGCTCAAATTTGAGGCTAATAATGGAGAAAGGTCCATTGGAGGGCCAAACCCTAGAGTTCATACCCGGATCCAAGATCCAAGTCGGTCGAATAATTCGCGGGAACACGATTGCCATCAAAGACGCCGGGATTTCTACTAAGCATCTGGCAATTGGTTTTGAGGACAAGTCTGGAAATTGGAGCTTATCAGACCTTGGGTCCTCCAACGGCACTTTTTTGAACGGTAATGGTCTTGAGCCTTTTTCTTCGGTGCAGCTCTCCGACGGCGATGCGATTAAGATAGGTGAGTATACTTCGATCCAAGTTGAAATTCGTGCTACGGTGGAGGCGGAGGAGATTAAAGTGAGGAGAAATCCCACGAGGCGGAGGGCTGGGAAATTAGGGGTGGTTGATGAAAGTAGTGAGTTGGGATTTGGGGAGAAAAATGAGGATAATGAGAATGGGAGGTGTCAAATGGGGAAAGGCGAGGGGGTTTTggaaattagtgaagttttggGTTCTAAGGATTTGAATGAAGGGGACAATGAGAAAATGGATAATTTAGGGAGAAAAGAGAATTTGAGGAGGACTCGAAGCAAGAACAAGGAGGGAACTTTGGAAGATAAAATTGGAGTTAGAAATGTTGGGGGAAATGAGAATGTGGGGCGAGGCGAGGCTGTGGCAAAATTGAGACTGAGGAGGGGTAGGCGCGCAAAAAAGGAAGAGGGATTAGGGGTTTGTGCAGACACTAATCAGAATGTTGCTGATGGGGTGGAAGGAAAGCAAGTGCAAGTACAGAGTTCGAAGAGGATTACTAGGAATACGAGGAAGGGAGGAAATTTGGAGAGTAAAGAAATAGAAAAGGTTTTGACAGTTCCTGCAGTGAAGGATGAGGAAAATATCAGTGTTAAGAGGGTTACTAGGAGTGCAGTGGAAGAGGGAAATGTAGAGAATCTTGAAGAACTGGGTAATAAAAATACCAAGAAAGGTAGAAGGGGGCGGAGAAATTTGAAGGTGGAGACTCCGATTGATACTGTTAAGGAGGAAATTGTAAAAGCAGTTGAGACAATTGAGATAGTGGGTTTGGAGGTGAACAAGGATTATCCAGTGGAGGAGGTGTTGGAAGAGGAGGAAGGTAGAGTTGTTGATGGGATGCTGGTGAAGGGGGGAAGGAATTCTGGTATGTCGGATTCTGGTGCATTGGGACGTTTGTCTGAGGTTAAAAATGGTAATTCGTCCGTGCTGGATTTGGAGAAGATGACTCTAGGGGACTGGCTTGACTACTTGGAGGTCCATTTGCCAAAGCAAATTGTTGACGATACAGAAGAGATGATATTGGGCATGCGACAAAAAGCTGAGAAATTTCATGAGTTTATGATACAACAGAAGAATTCCAAAAAGCAAGGTTGA